A window of Ruminiclostridium herbifermentans genomic DNA:
GAAATTGATTACGGTCTCTATATGGCTTTTTCTGATATTTTAAAGGCGTTAACTATAATAATAGTTTCTTTACCATTTGGCTTATTTTTGGAAGTATTGACAGCAATTTTTACTTTTGGTTTACTTCGTATGTTTTTAGGTGGTATTCACTCAAAAACACAATTAGGATGTTTATCTGCATACTTTTTTATAATTTACGGCAATTGTATCTTATCAATATTAGTGACATATGACTTTTTAAATGTAGTATTATTACCAGTATCAATAGTTATTGCTTTTTTATATTCTCCAGCAGATTTACCTAGTAAACCTATACTTTCTAAAAAACAATATAAAAAGCTAAAATTATTTGGTATGATAGAACTTATTATATTGTTTACTATATCATTTTTTGTTCCTAAGGTTTATTCTAATATAATTTGTATTAATTCTTTTGTTGTTACTATACTTATTACTCCTGCAGCATATAAATTAACTAAAAATACATTAAGTAATTGTTTATTGTAAAGGAGGGTTATATGAAAAAAAATATAAAGCTATTAGTTCTGA
This region includes:
- a CDS encoding accessory gene regulator ArgB-like protein, whose translation is MLDLITKKITNQIVLNFPNITTEKAMEIDYGLYMAFSDILKALTIIIVSLPFGLFLEVLTAIFTFGLLRMFLGGIHSKTQLGCLSAYFFIIYGNCILSILVTYDFLNVVLLPVSIVIAFLYSPADLPSKPILSKKQYKKLKLFGMIELIILFTISFFVPKVYSNIICINSFVVTILITPAAYKLTKNTLSNCLL